Genomic window (Magnolia sinica isolate HGM2019 chromosome 10, MsV1, whole genome shotgun sequence):
ATTTTGGAGAAATCGGTGGGAAGGAGatagaaatttgaaatttgagagGGATTATCGGAATTTGGGGATCGGGCAGGCGTATATGGGGATCGGGTGGGCGTAAAAGGGATCGCGTATGTGGTTCTGTACGTTGTTAACGTACCGAGCACATTCTTTTGGGCCCGCCGAGAATGTATCTGGtcgatccatgcggtccatccattttttcatcttattttatgggttgagaccaaaatttaagcatacccaaagatcgagtggaccataccattagaaacagttggaataatgatttctatcgttaaaaactttctagggcccacagtgatgtttatttctcatccaacctgttcataagatcatatagacatagatgaatggaaaatacaaatatcagcttgttccaaaacttctgtggcccccaagaaattttcaatggtagatttcaattcatactgttgactatggtgtggtccaattgacgtTTGGATATTcttcgtttttaggctcaagGCCTGaaattatctgctaaaatggatggacggagtggataaaatacataaattacggtggaccccacagttgaaacctccctggttcACGTTCAActgctcaagtgagccgtactaaaggaaaaatgtggtttgggaaattccaaccgttgaaaccttcccggttcaacagtgatgtttacatgccatttgtaccgttaataacgtcattaatattgagatgaattgaaaaaaaaaattggcatgaatcaaaacttctgtggccccacaaatatttcaactgtggacgtttaattatcacctTTTAGGCTcaattgagctttagatacggttcgtttttggcatcatgtcataaaatgaactcacaaaactgatgaacggggaggatgtttcacaaacatcacagcgggccccacctgaGCTTGCAGCGCAGGAAGGAAATCTTAGTCCTGCGCTGCATGGGgtggaaaggtttcaagggtggaaatcattatttccactgtttcctgtggtatggtccacttgagacttgtataagcttcaattttgggctcaacgcctaaaatgatatgaaaaaacggatggaaggtgtggataaaccacataaattcacagtgggcccaacttagAGCTTACTGAGTCATTCAGTAGGTAATTCGATTTATGAGTTGGCTACTGACAAAAGTCGTAGCCAAAGACACCCAGAACCATAGCTCAACttgcagactgagtggagatacctcgtttcaacggacgcggattgcgtactgacagcgtcagtagcgaggtggctactgacagtgctatgtggggcccataatcatgtatgtgatctatccatgccattcatctattttttcagactaTTTTATGCTATAAGACCATAAATGAGGCGGATCAAAATCTCATatgaccacagcataggaaagagtggtgattgaacacttaccattaaaaacttcttaaaagccacgaaagttttagattaagattatatttgttttttctcttctacCATGTGTGCgtgacctaattaataggttggatgacaaataaacattacagtgagcgctagaaagtttttaatggtgagcattcaatctccactgttttcttgtggtgtggtcaactggaGATATTAATATCTCTCACTTTTAGTATAATGCTCTTACGACAACGCAtactttttggcccccattaaatggaaacttctaatttaatgcattctttttgcaaaattttcattcttgaacatgtaaatatgtgtatttaggcatgtcctaaagtttcactgaaaaattccaccaatttccccatatttcccccctttttccctgcatttccggttatcggcgatattatcggcaataacgatattatatctttatctccggccagcgaaacttgtagcgataccgacaactcgaacactataTGTATCTATGTGTGTTTTTCTATGTATGTGTGTGTTGTATATACGCATGCAAGTGCGTACATATttatgtatgatgtatgtgtggatggatGGTTGAACTCAGATGCATGGGAACCTAGGAGAAATATGGCTCAGCACTCAGATTAGTGGGGTACATGGATGCATGGCAACCAAGGAGAAATATGATGCCATGCCACACTCGGATTAGTGGGGTACTTGGATGCAAGGCAGACTAGGAGAATATGGCACCACACTCTTATTTTTGGGGTCCGCCATCTGTGTGAACCACCAATCTTAGTGTATGCTGGCTCCTTTTCCTTAGACATTTAAGATTAGCATTTTCCATTCATATCATTCTTTCCCTTTTCCATTCATATCctactttttgaaaaaaaaaacatcattttcAGCTGATTGGGGTTTTAATGTTTCCATGTCTGATTACAACTGATGTCCATGTCTGTGCTACTTTTTCTGTAATGGAGAAGCACACCTGATTTTCATTTCTGCCGAAAACATCATTTTGAGCCTTATTACTAAGTTTTCTTTTTTGGTTATGTTTCTCTTTTGTTCTTTAACTCATATAAGGGGGTTAGTTTTGTGATAATAGCTGTTGTCCTTTCCTAGGAGttatgttatattttatgtgaGGTAAGAGCTGCATTCTGTTTGCTGACAGAAAGCTCATATTGGCTTGCTTGTGCCACAGACACTGAAAACTTCTACACTCTGGTCCAAGAAAAAATCCTCGCTAGATACGGAAAGCAATTCGATTGGTCTCTTAAGGCGAAAATGATGGGGAAGAAAGCGCTAGAAGCTGCAGAGGTATTCGTCAATGAAATGGGACTGAGTGGACTTCTCACAGCTGCTGAATTTCTTGAGGAAAGGGAGGGAATGCTACAGAGCCTGTTTCCAACTTGCCAGCTCATGCCAGGTATTCACTGATACCGAAGGGATTGCATGGCCATTTTCATCTAAAACATCTGTAATCTTAAATAAACTAGAAACACACCCGGGGCTATAAAGATTTCATGGTCGTAACATATGATCATGTGTATGGTATTACTATTGTACGTGGTAATTCCTTATCTCTCAGAAAAAAGTGGTAATTCCTTAAGTGTTCGAGCCTGTGGGTCAATGATAGACGGGGtgagtttcaacattgaggtctcaggttcGAGCCCAGCTTACCTATACAAAAGTGGTAATTCCTTACCTCTGGTTAttcatccaaaaataaataaaaaataaaaatccataccTCTAGTTATTGAACTCGTGAAAgttttcattgtttttttttcccctgatCCATGCACATATTtatatccatttattttgataatttTGGTTGAGTAGACCTCAGTTGCAAGAACATGCCAACCAAGGTTCCTGTTCGTGCTTCCACTTGGGATTCGTGATCCCACTCCTTCCGAGGCATCTCAAAGTTCTAACATTTTGAAAACAGAAGCTTTCTTGCTCCGGCACCAGAATCAGGTCCTGCTTCCCCTCATGCTTTGTGGAACTAAGATATAGAACAAAACCTAGTACCAGATGCATCTATGAGGACTCATCCTTCGGTACTCCCTGCAAGTTTCCTCCCTGCTAGGTGGGAGATGCACTCTCCATTGGGATTGTATAGATTAGTGAGAATATCATGGAGCCTAACTATCCTTCTTGGTTATGGATGCTGTGATCATATAATCAACCTTCTTCTACAGTAGATCACATCTTGTTTTGTTAGGAATGGGCTAATATAAATGAAGCTGTTGTCGCTTATATATGAGGGCATGTGCTCATTGGTGCATGGATTTTCACAATAGAATGCATGCATGTGACCTTAGTCAGTGAGAAGCTATATAACATAGGCACTTAATTTTATAAAAAATTGCCTGTCTGGATACTAGGGTTTCCGTGCCAAACAACGGTTTAGGAAAGGGTTTTCCTTTCgtatgaaaatttttgttgtttggatagTGTTAAACCACAAGAGACTACATTGTGGAGACcgtaacttgtttatttcattaacAATAATAGGAATATATAGAATGAGGGACATATGTAGAGATCTAAATCTtaataaaaagagaaatttcCTAATCTAGAAAGATTATCCCAATCTACTCTAACATTCCTCTTCAAACTCAAGGTGCTTTAAAAGGTGGAACTTGAGTTTGAAAGTGCACGGTTAAAATTCATTCAAAAGCAAGAGAAACATGCAACAGTAATATGATATGAGCATAAGGTGATGAAATGATGAGTAGCATGAGGTGACAAGATGACGAGTAGCATGAAGCGACGGGACAATGAATAGCACAAGGTGAGCAAACACTTTTAATGACTTCTGGGTTGTGAACTATTGGCACTTCTAACAATTGGTGAACGATCTAATGACACTTCTGTTAGTCGGGATTTCACCAATCGGTCTTCTACTGGATACACACTTCTGGTGGTTGGGAGTTCAACCGTCACGCATCCAATGGCACTAGATGTTCCGACAACAAACAAAGAAAATTAGTTTGGCCACAAGGCCGGCCAAATTAATGGGGGCCAATCCAAACACTACCACAAAAAACCAAGTTTGGTCCAAACGCTCAGCACAAAAAACCAAGCCCGGTCCAAATGCTCAAAAACAAAGGTGCACGGAGGAGATGATTGATGATGTCGTTGGCAAAGAAGGGGCTATTGGTGAGTCACGGCAGTCGGGTTTGGGAACAGTTGTAGCAGTCCAAAAAATGAAGGCTCTGGATTTGGAAATAGGTGCAATCAAGACTATGACAAGGTAGGTGAAATGAATGATGAACAAAAAATGAGTAGAAAGAAATCAAATCGGGTTTCTCTGAAATCAAGTCAAAATTGCCAATCAAAGTCTTCACAATCAAGAAACTCCCAAAAGCCAATCCCCTTAAAATCCAAACATTGGCAATTGCATATCCATGAATCCCTAACAAAACCGCAAGCGCCTAGTAATGCTGACTTGTGACATTGATATCCCCATGATATGGTTTGAGTTGCTATAAAGGATCTGGTCTTTGGAATTGGAGAACAATGGCTAGATCTAGAGAAGATTGCTTGCTGATGTCCAACAACCTTTGATGAAGAAGCAGACCAGAAGCTGATGTGACGGATTTTTTGGTGCTAGATGCCAGTGGTGCTTTATAAATGGGCAACAAATCGGGGTCTGGGGCTGTCCAGATTGGGGCCATTGGGTTTTGGCAGTGGTCAATTGAGGCAAGAGATGAAGGTGGCGACAATGACATGTTGAGGTGCGGAAGTGAGATAAGTTCAACGAAGTTTTGGAGATGCTGTAAAAAAACAAAGTGGTGATTGGAGGTGGCAGAAATTCGACGTATTCGTTGCTGGGTGGCGATGGGCGCTGTAGTTGGCAGGAAAAAAATTTATGGTGGCTAACGACAAGCAAAGGGCAATGCCGGTAAATGGGGACGAGAGAGAAACAGAAACGGGAAACACACCGGTTGGTTACTGCCGGTGGTGGTGAGACAAAAATCTAGCAATGCCAGGCTAGAGAAGAAGATGGCGGTACCAGCGATGAAGATGCTGGCTTGCCGGATTTAACGGCAGTAGGAAATGATATGAGGGCAGAGAGCAATGGTAGAATGTGAGGGGTGAGAGGGATTTGACTCGATCAACAACATGCAAAGACATTATGCAAGTTTGAGGAAGGGGCGATGGGTCGTCAGATTTGGGGATTCTGGTTGCAGTGGGTCTTGGGGAAGATGCCATGCAGGTTGCCCTTGAAGGGTGGGGATGGACAGCCAGAGAAGAAAGGGTGAATAAAGAGAGATGGGGTTAGGGTTTTACCCCaatctctgataccatgttaggCTGCATTGTGGAAACtataacttgtttatttcattaacAATAGTGAGAATATATTGAAGGGGGAGAGAGATCTAAATCctaacaaaaagagaaatttcctaATTTAGGAAGGTTATCCTAATATAATCTAACAAATAGAAAGGAAAAGGATGGATTCCACTATGaaatcattacacttttccataATTTGAGTTCTTagcacaagaaactaggtgacATTTGTGAGAGGAATATGATATTTCTATTCACTATCCAAAGAGGAATTCTAAAAagggaatccatgtttcaatactgctaatggaaatcattattagataaattattattttcttttcttttccttggaTTCTGTGtgtccaaacatgccctaggGTAAATTTGAGTTTATCCTTGTTTCTCATATATTTAGCAGTATTTCTATAGCATTTGTATAAATTTAGAGTACTTCTAGTTTTGTAGATGCATTTTACCATCTTACGCACCCATGAACTATAATTTATATGATGATGCATTTTTCCATATTGTTATGCATTTGTACAAACGTATTGGACTCTTTAAGGGTCCCCCAAGTTTGACACCTCGTGTCCATGTCAGACATGAAGACATGTTTGTGTCCAGTTTGCGTAGATAAGAAGCGAGAACACACTTCAGCTTGCTTTTTTACATATCCTTAAAGCTTTTCTTAGCAACTAACTTATTCTTTTCTGAATCGACTTCTTTTCTGGAACAAACTCTAGCTAGTTTAAAGATGTTATTTCCCAGAATGGTCCAAGAATTCTGCGTTCTAGAGGCATTCCTTTATTATTGTAGATTTTTTTGACTTTCTAGATTGGCTAAAcatttcatcatcatctaagcgtgTCCAATTAATTGGggccggctacatgaatcctgttttgcCATTCCATTCTATCATGGGCCATAATAGGGAATGCCCTAgtatgagtttggaatgtcatattgttcggattcatgatggaagttatgACATAGGTTTGACATGGGCTGCCacctgacacaaccctcctttatccaggcttGGAACCAGCAATGAGAGCTCAAAATTCCCACAGGCACATTGTAATATACTACCACATAGGgtgattacaatcaagcactatctaatagtctgttgcataggttgattacaatcaatgaaATACTAGGCAAATAAGAGGAGAGGCAAATGAGATTGTTGACACATTAGCTAAGGAGGGCATCATTTGCCCTAGCCTTTGTATTGGTAATGCTTTCCTGTTACTGTAATTTTCTCCCTCTTTCCTTTGAATAAATTTGTTGCCaatccattaaaactaggaaaagaaaagaaaaaaaaagaaaagaaaagaaaagaaaagaaaagaaaaatcataaCAGGTTCGCACTGATGAATCAAATGTTGACTAATTGGAAGACTGATGATTTATTCATTTCATATGCTTGCATTGTGTTGTTGTTTCTCGCAATGTTAGATGATGTTTTCATCACTTTCTGAAATTGCATTTTCTCCCATAACGGGGTTTCCTTCTTTTGTAGGAGTCAGCCGTTTGGTCAACCATTTTCATGCAAATGGGATACCTATTTGTGTGGCCACAGGGTAATGATcgattgttcttttctttctttatatgCTGCACTTAAttgcatatatttgaattttgTGCACTTAACGGTACATCATGCTATATCCATTGCCTCTTTAGAAAGACATTAAAAGGATATTGATTCCACAATTTAGCCATCCTTTTCCGGACTGGTTGTAAAACATTAGGGTACGTGTTTGGGTGTTGGTGGTTCCCAATGTTGCCATTAAACCTAGCCAGCCAAACCACGGTTAAGATGAGAATGAACCacagttctaaaactcactgactcaactcgaaactcggctgagtcaactcgactcggtgaGATTTCAACCTGAGTCTCTACGAACCTAGGTTTTGGGCTTGACTCGGCCTAGATTTGGGTCGTCGAGTTGAATAGATGGCTCGGTTGACTCAATGCAGCCCGGtgtgactcgaactgagtcactCACCTTAAGTTGCgggattttattaaaaaataaatatatgttgGGAGCAACATTTGATCTCCTCGGTTGGGGAGGTACGACCTCAACTAGTGGGATACCAGTAATGTTGTTGCTCTGAGTTAAGATTTATATTACTAATATGAGATCTAACTATTTTAAATACTATTAACAatcctaatattttcaatttataataattaaatattgagttgagtcttcgagtcaacctgACCCGGCTGAacgttgagttgagttgagtttttgggtttttgaactgtGGAATGAACCTTCCCGTTCTCATCTTAACTGAGATGTCGGGAGGAAGCAGAAAAACACTAGCCATCTGATGCATGTTGTTTTATTCTTGGATCTGAATGCCGAGTGGTTTACGTTGGTTTGAGAAGCCCTGCAAACTGCAATTTGGTGTTACACCTGAATGCTACCTACAACGTTGCAATTATTTCTCTCACATGAATACACCCCTGAATAGTACCTAAAATGTTGCAAACATTTCTTTGATACGAATACACATTTGGCAGTTCTCACAGGCGGCATtttgaattgaaaacaaaaaaccATGGCGAAATCTTTAAACTGATGCATCATGTGGTCCTCGGCGATGACCCAGAAGTCAAATGTGGCAAGCCATCTCCAGATATATTTCTCGCAGCCTCTAGACGATTTGAGGTATTACTGTATCTCTAGTGTTGCAAAGACAAAACTCAAAACCTGTATTTTCCTTTGTCAATGATCAGGCTCTTCTTCCATGCAAAGCTTTCAAGCTCCCTTTGTAGTCATGTTAGCTATTTAAGGGTGCATCAGAATGCTCAATTGAAATGAATTGCAACTTGTCGAATTCATTATATGGGAAGTGACCAAAGTCGGGGTGACACCATTTTAATTTATAATGACAAGCAAATGCCTTTCTGCATTTGTAATTGCAGAAATTGCAATTTGGAGGCTACCTCACTTTCGTCATTTGCTCTCTATCTGATTGAGTTATTCCAGCTCAACATTCAATTGATCATCCAAACACAGCAAAAGAGGGCAATTGGTATTTAACTTCTTCTGACAACTTATGGATGACTTGCAATGGTGATATGGATGACTTAGGATGGCACCGTGGATCCTGGAAAGATTCTAGTATTCGAAGATGCACCATCAGGAGTTGCTGCAGCGAAGAGTGCCGGAATGTAAGTGGATTCTGTCAAATTGTCTTGGTTTTCATTACTTTTTATCTGCATGTCTTCATTGGAAAATGTAAAAGAATTCTCATTCTTTTGTCCATTTTAGTTTGgagaaatgctctagtgctctagtgctctcagagcactataagttgtaGTGCTCCTAGTTACACCTGTTCAGTTACACAGTCCAATCTATTGAACTGAACTGTCCACTAAGTTCAGAACACATTCTTAAGGCTACCATGCATAAATCACACTGATCTGGTGATCCAGGCCATCCTTGATTTAGCGTTATttccaatccatggatgggatggctacGATTGCCTTACataagtgattctttaga
Coding sequences:
- the LOC131217174 gene encoding (DL)-glycerol-3-phosphatase 1, mitochondrial-like, yielding MAKASVEKSATRAITRIIFDMDGLLIDTENFYTLVQEKILARYGKQFDWSLKAKMMGKKALEAAEVFVNEMGLSGLLTAAEFLEEREGMLQSLFPTCQLMPGVSRLVNHFHANGIPICVATGSHRRHFELKTKNHGEIFKLMHHVVLGDDPEVKCGKPSPDIFLAASRRFEDGTVDPGKILVFEDAPSGVAAAKSAGMSVVMVPDPRLDSSYHEGADQVLNSLLDFDPSCWGLPPFQDAAS